Proteins found in one Plasmodium malariae genome assembly, chromosome: 13 genomic segment:
- the NOP1 gene encoding rRNA 2'-O-methyltransferase fibrillarin, putative — translation MTDSFRGGSGNFRRGNNNNNNNSVRKGNTWKGSNGGRGGRGGGGRGGGGRGGGGRGGGGRGGGGRGGGKDGKRDKKNFKRDNKSGKVIVIPHRFPGVYLIKGKSDILVTRNLVPGESVYGEKRFEVLNENEKIEYRVWNPFRSKLGACLMGGVCNMPIKPGCKVLYLGAANGTSVSHVSDMVGDEGVVYAIEFSHRSGRDLTNMSKKRSNIVPIVEDARQPIKYRMLVDMVDVVFADVAQPDQARIVAMNAHMFLKTGGWFIISIKANCVDSTVKPEVVFASEMEKLKKESCKPKEKLTLEPFHRHHAIVLGMYR, via the exons ATGACag ACTCGTTTAGGGGTGGATCGGGTAATTTTAGGAGaggaaataataacaacaataataactCCGTGCGTAAGGGAAATACTTGGAAAGGGTCCAATGGAGGAAGAGGTGGAAGGGGCGGAGGTGGAAGAGGAGGGGGAGGAAGAGGAGGTGGAGGAAGAGGAGGAGGTGGAAGAGGAGGAGGTGGAAGAGGAGGAGGTAAGGATGGaaaaagagataaaaaaaattttaaaagagaTAATAAATCAGGaaaagtaatagtaatacCACATAGGTTCCCAGGagtttatttaataaaagggAAATCAGATATACTAGTTACAAGAAATTTAGTTCCTGGTGAAAGTGTATATGGGGAAAAAAGGTTCGAAGTATtgaatgaaaatgaaaaaatagaatatagaGTTTGGAATCCATTTCGTTCAAAATTGGGAGCATGCTTAATGGGGGGAGTATGCAATATGCCTATAAAACCAGGATGtaaagtattatatttaGGAGCAGCTAATGGTACTTCAGTTTCACATGTGTCTGATATGGTTGGAGATGAAGGAGTTGTTTATGCTATAGAATTTTCCCATAGATCTGGTAGAGACTTAACAAACATGTCCAAAAAAAGATCAAATATTGTACCTATAGTTGAAGATGCTAGGCAGCCAATCAAATATAGAATGCTAGTTGATATGGTTGATGTTGTCTTTGCCGATGTGGCACAGCCAGATCAAGCACGTATTGTTGCTATGAATGCtcatatgtttttaaaaacagGAGGATggtttattatttctattaaagCTAATTGTGTGGATTCTACTGTGAAACCTGAAGTTGTCTTTGCCTctgaaatggaaaaattaaaaaaagagagtTGCAAACCTAAAGAAAAGCTAACATTAGAGCCTTTTCATCGTCACCATGCCATAGTTCTCGGTATGTATAGATAA
- the PmUG01_13051000 gene encoding conserved Plasmodium protein, unknown function, with translation MIKKKKYDRGKNNNRDLENIKNKLEDLKSKTEVTDEKIDIVKKNVDPFNDLKIHILNVLDETRKYIREKESIQNIHGNNIEVIKRGNIIYNNIKNLDTYFIKLEEILTKQLKQKYLFSKEELLDKSQSCDLLKKQIYECKKLSNFDHIKETCAINFDDFKNKPQIDRKETSNIKHEEDDLIIINRWKKRDEKFNEEILKIGEVIDIIGANADFITQKAEEQNEIILNLQDQTDKTQDNVKEINVEIKKVMRKHSHTTWCCRISLVIIFIMLVLITSSVISNKFIKNL, from the exons ATgattaagaaaaagaaatatgatagagggaaaaataacaatagagatttagaaaatataaagaacaaATTGGAAGATTTGAAAAGTAAAACTGAAGTAACAGATGAAAAAATAGACAttgtaaagaaaaatgtagatCCGTTTAATGATTTGAAAatccatattttaaatgtactGGATGAAACACGAAAATACATAAGAGAAAAGGAAAgtattcaaaatattcatGGGAATAATATCGAAGTAATAAAAAGaggtaatattatatataataacataaagaACTTAgacacatattttataaaattagaagaaatattaacGAAACAATTAAAGCAAAAGTATTTGTTTAGCAAAGAAGAACTACTGGATAAAAGCCAGTCTTGcgatttattaaaaaagcaaatttacgaatgtaaaaaattaagtaatttTGATCACATTAAAGAAACCTGTGCAATAAATTTTGatgattttaaaaacaaGCCACAAATTGATA gAAAAGAAACTAGTAATATCAAGCATGAAGAAGAtgatttaattataataaacagATGGAAGAAAAGagatgaaaaatttaatgaagaGATCTTAAAAATAGGTGAAGTTATCGACATAATAGGAGCGAATGCCGATTTTATAACACAAAAAGCTGAAGAACAGAacgaaataattttaaatttacaagATCAGACAGATAAAACACAAGATAAtgttaaagaaataaatgtagaaattaaaaaagtaatgaGAAAGCATTCACACACCACCTGGTGTTGCAGAATTTCattagttattatttttatcatgttAGTATTAATAACTTCCTCGGTTATATCGAAtaagtttataaaaaatttatga
- the PRP38B gene encoding pre-mRNA-splicing factor 38B, putative — protein sequence MEKNYNNPEYSITQPGVPTNQLDHNEVNKQMYDYYYNNPNGMINNKGGGYNNILNERNFNGNKNVEAYYYNNYNTSAYVNNYNKNNNNFNNYNNSYNNSYNSYNSVYNSINNNTNNNMSNNINNMNNNNNSINSNSINMNNKNNIIYDESGNYVMNNYTYMMDQSYCHVNNTMHPLSNTLDPFNNSINRYHNNIDENCPNFHFNNLDPNLKPAGKYKMAGNITSNSSFHSSITNYNSEDKKNILEMTNTTTYNVNTLLRNNILSSEYFRSLITLKTFKEVVDEIHSYADHVEPYCIGSNRAPSTLFCCLYKLFTMHLSEKQLKGLIDHKDSCYIRACGFLYLRYVHSPANLWMWFEPYLLDEEEFIISADKRKKLTMGEYIQNLLSDDKYFSTVLPRLPIKIKNIYGARLMIISDHRRRLKKNKEKITKFVKGEPVMAYVNGEWEKGEIGGIVYHGKDKTFVRVRKIDGNEKLVNIGFVKLGSKESDKDRDLDRHVGSESKNDKNDRNDKSHRRRRSRSGRRSRDRSMDRSRDRSRDQSRDRNKHRDKHRSRHRSRDRSRDRRRKRRTGEERNNSSYNKSHGDNHGDRPENKHSKRSHERSNKKRDRSLSRSNSEKRTHRKHKYENTEDELISKFRKIESQKALATGKDYARRPTSYKSSLTLKVDNICTRKKSRSRSPKRIDRVVHLPQNDSKNKENVTTENAKLKELMQKYNRDDADDQNDDDNNSNKNNKNDGKNKINAKDLEEFDVMTLG from the exons atggaaaaaaattataacaaccCAGAATATTCCATCACACAACCAGGAGTGCCAACAAATCAGTTAGATCATAATGAagtaaataaacaaatgtatgattactattataataatcCTAATGGGATGATAAATAATAAGGGAGGAGGGTATAACAATATACTTAATGAAAGGAATTTTAatggtaataaaaatgtagaagcgtattattataataattataacactAGTGCgtatgtaaataattataataaaaacaataataattttaacaattACAATAACAGCTATAATAATAGCTACAATAGCTATAATAGCGTCTATAATAGCATTAACAATAACACAAACAATAATATGAgtaataacattaataatatgaataataataataacagtatcAATAGCAATAgtattaatatgaataataaaaataatattatttatgatgAGTCAGGAAATTATGTTATGAAtaattacacatatatgatGGACCAGTCCTATTGTCATGTGAATAATACGATGCATCCATTAAGTAACACATTGGATCCTTTTAACAATTCCATAAATAgatatcataataatattgatGAAAACTGTCCAAATTTTCATTTCAATAATTTAGATCCAAATTTAAAACCAGCTGGGAAGTACAAAATGGCTGGAAATATAACGTCCAATAGTTCTTTTCATTCATCTATAACCAATTATAACAgtgaagataaaaaaaatatattagaaatgaCAAATACTACTacatataatgtaaatacattgttaagaaataatattttatcttcTGAATATTTTAGATCCTTAATTACACTTAAAACGTTTAAAGAAGTAGTGGACGAAATACATTCTTATGCCGATCATGTGGAACCATACTGTATTGGTAGCAATAGAGCTCCTTCTACCCTTTTTTGTTGTCTCTATAAACTCTTTACCATGCATTTATCTGAGAAGCAG CTTAAGGGACTAATAGATCACAAGGATTCTTGTTACATACGGGCATGCGGATTCTTGTATTTGAGATATGTTCACTCCCCTGCGAac CTATGGATGTGGTTTGAACCATATTTGTTGGATGAAGAAGAATTTATTATCTCAGCCGATAAAAGAAAGAAACTAACCATGGGTGAATATATTCAAAACTTACTATCGGACGATAAATATTTCAGCACAG ttcTCCCGAGGTTgccaataaaaataaaaaatatctatGGTGCTCGTCTAATGATTATAAGTGATCACAGAAGACGTTTAAAGaagaacaaagaaaaaataacaaaatttgtAAAAGGAGAACCAGTTATGGCTTATGTAAA CGGTGAATGGGAAAAGGGGGAAATAGGCGGTATAGTATATCACGGAAAAGATAAAACATTTGTGAGAGTAAGAAAAATTGACGGAAACGAAAAGTTGGTTAATATTGGGTTTGTTAAACTAGGTTCCAAAGAATCTGATAAGGATAGAGACTTAGATAGACACGTGGGTAGTGAAAGTAAGAATGATAAGAATGATAGAAATGATAAAAGTCATAGAAGGAGAAGAAGTAGGAGTGGAAGAAGAAGCAGAGATAGAAGCATGGACAGAAGCAGGGACCGAAGTAGGGATCAAAGCAGAGACCGAAACAAGCACAGAGATAAGCACAGAAGTCGACACCGAAGCAGGGATCGAAGTAGAGATAGACGGAGAAAGAGAAGAACGGGCGAAGAAAGGAATAATTCCTCATATAACAAATCACATGGTGATAATCATGGAGATAGACCAGAAAATAAACACAGCAAAAGGTCACATGAACgatctaataaaaaaagagacaGATCCTTATCAAGGTCAAACTCGGAAAAAAGAACACATcgaaaacataaatatgaaaatacagAAGATGAATTAATATCAAAATTTCGAAAAATAGAAAGTCAAAAAGCCCTTGCAACTGGAAAAGATTATGCCAGAAGACCTACATCATATAAATCATCACTTACATTAAAAGTTgataatatatgtactagGAAGAAATCAAGATCACGATCTCCAAAAAGAATTGATAGAGTAGTACATTTACCACAAAACGATagtaaaaacaaagaaaatgtAACTACAGAAAATGCTAAACTAAAGGAATTgatgcaaaaatataatagagATGATGCTGATGATCAAAATGATGAcgataataatagtaataagaataataaaaatgatgggaaaaataaaataaatgcaaaagATTTAGAAGAATTTGATGTTATGACACTAGGGTAA